The Drosophila nasuta strain 15112-1781.00 chromosome 2L, ASM2355853v1, whole genome shotgun sequence genome window below encodes:
- the LOC132795686 gene encoding neuroligin-1, producing the protein MKLSMKGEEGGTNSNSNSYSSIKETKLIQSRFLSIYCYILVAALMSYIRAICATMMTTSYKHNDNHNQSQSHNQTRNHTQRSRSSSSASYLASLQLRPGICIIRLITLKRFLNILAMPTHNQPQQQQQQQQLVEQQRLKLEQSASGQRYLWHSLGATATASTSTSTSSSVSSSTVSGSCRGATWLLLLLLLSSLWPDCECLHGAKLSNSTVKTKYGLLRGIVVRTTPLVEAFLGIPYASPPVGSLRFMPPITPSTWKTARNADRFSPVCPQNVPIPPNGPEALLEVPRARLAQLRRLLPLLKNQSEDCLYLNIYVPYQLQRQRRENGQDNESASSTSSSSSSSGSINADNMLSTVVFIHGESYDWNSGNPYDGSELAGHGNVIVVTINFRLGIFGFLKTGGKESAQGNFGLMDLVAGLHWLKENLPAFGGNPQSITLLGYGTGAVLANILAVSPVASDLMQRTVLISGTALSPWAIQKNPLFVKRRVAEQTGCHGDMLYDDLAPCLRTKSVTELLAVKIDHPRFLVGFAPFVDGTVISPNTDAMSSTALPLGSAIVSTSGIEYANFPKRDLIFCLTSVESYLDLSAQDLEFGFNETRRDRILRTFVRNNFHYHLNEIFAVLKNEYTDWEKAIRNPLSSRDATLQFLSDGHTASPLIKLGYMHSLRGGRTYFMHFKHRTAEEEYPQRTGSVRGEDVPFWLGLPLSPLFPHNYTTQERQIGRLMLRYLSNFAKTGNPNQSTAMAALPTGESQHVQRKRSLSGEALNLAVIYNQRRSNAMHEKRSYFRRRLRSNDGNNNEPGNSEQDLSNYDGDELPFWDAYDVVNQLYIELGNKANIQSHYRGHKLSMWLNLIPQLHRHFNINDQSMRHHQFQDDLNNRDLYEGVVRPQLQTKPADDDNILIIQTTRTTTPAPTTKQEQLNATAAAGATTTECGIDGAMSVSELTTTQAPKDNRSHTHQETHKDLATASTGIIGNLELLRRLSGKQFQSYTTALIATVAVGCFLLILNVLIFAGIYHQREKRARDAKTKEELQEGETSKNSSILKLNQAGPSGDVSDAYTLSGAVVDSKGGMGMVFGEYSCYDEKTKQLKEEQLLVELPPPPPQTTLMIDSWEPCSTSTLDLLKTRPPPSAAGVQSIEMVSYNATLPTLLENTAGHSAPGSKRGSFVVDNSCAQLQFDYAVQSSDQMSFKAIEEAVKAAASGDSEIMRDDDIPEPPPPPRSFLAAQQQQQQQQQQQQQMGILRQAGQTSSSGASGSGKKRVHIQEISV; encoded by the exons ATGAAGTTGAGCATGAaaggagaagaaggaggaacaaacagcaacagcaacagctacagcagcatAAAAGAAACTAAGCTAATTCAATCGCGTTTTCTAAGTATTTATTGTTACATTCTTGTCGCTGCCTTGATGAGCTACATTCGCGCAATTTGTGCCACCATGATGACGACAAGCTACAAgcacaacgacaaccacaaccaaagccaaagccacaaCCAAACCCGCAATCATACCCAAAggagtcgcagcagcagctctgcATCGTACTTAGCCAGCCTGCAACTTCGCCCAGGAATTTGCATTATAAGACTGATAACATTAAAGAGATTTCTAAACATTTTGGCCATGCCAACACACAatcaaccacagcagcagcaacagcaacaacagctggtGGAACAACAACGACTGAAGCTGGAGCAATCAGCGTCTGGGCAGCGCTATTTATGGCACTCGCTGggcgccaccgccaccgcctccacttccacctccacctcctcaTCGGTGTCGTCCTCCACAGTATCTGGCTCGTGTCGTGGCGCCACGtggctgctactgctgctgttgctatccTCGCTATGGCCGGACTGCGAGTGCCTCCATGGCGCCAAATTGAGCAACAGCACCGTCAAGACCAAGTATGGCTTGCTGCGCGGCATTGTGGTCCGCACCACGCCCCTGGTCGAGGCATTCCTTGGCATACCATATGCATCGCCGCCCGTGGGCAGTCTCAG ATTTATGCCACCCATAACGCCATCGACGTGGAAAACGGCCCGCAATGCGGATCGATTCTCGCCCGTTTGCCCACAGAATGTGCCCATACCGCCCAATGGACCCGAGGCTCTCCTCGAGGTGCCCCGCGCCCGTCTCGCCCAGCTGCGACGACTGCTACCGCTGCTGAAGAACCAATCGGAAGACTGCTTATATCTAAATATCTATGTGCCCTACCAGCTGCAGCGCCAAAGAC GGGAAAATGGCCAGGACAACGAGAGCGCCAGTTCAACTTCGAGTTCCAGTTCCAGCTCGGGCAGCATCAATGCAGACAACATGCTCTCCACAGTGGTCTTTATACATGGTGAATCGTACGACTGGAACTCGGGCAATCCATACGATGGCTCTGAACTTGCCGGCCATGGCAATGTCATCGTTGTGACAATCAATTTCCGTTTGGGCATCTTTGGCTTCCTCAAGACCGGCGGCAAGGAGAGCGCCCAGGGCAACTTTGGTCTCATGGATCTCGTTGCCGGCCTTCACTGGCTCAAGGAGAATCTGCCTGCCTTCGGTGGCAACCCTCAGAGCATCACCTTGCTGGGTTATGGCACTGGCGCTGTGTTGGCCAACATTCTAGCCGTGTCGCCTGTTGCTAGTG ATCTCATGCAGCGCACTGTGCTCATCAGCGGCACAGCTCTTTCACCTTGGGCTATACAGAAGAATCCGCTGTTTGTTAAGCGACGCGTTGCAGAGCAAACTGGCTGCCATGGCGACATGTTATATGATGATCTGGCTCCTTGTCTGCGCACCAAAAGCGTAACCGAACTCCTGGCCGTTAAGATCGACCATCCACG CTTCCTAGTTGGCTTTGCGCCCTTTGTAGACGGCACTGTGATATCGCCCAACACCGATGCCATGTCCAGCACTGCGTTGCCTCTGGGTTCAGCTATAGTTAG CACTTCAGGAATTGAATATGCCAACTTTCCTAAACGTGATCTCATCTTCTGTCTAACATCTGTAGAGTCCTATTTGGACTTAAGTGCTCAGGATCTGGAGTTTGGCTTCAATGAGACGCGAAGGGATCGCATACTGCGCACTTTTGTGCGCAACAATTTCCACTATCATCTGAACGAAATATTCGCAGTACTTAAG AATGAGTACACGGACTGGGAGAAGGCCATCAGAAATCCGCTAAGCTCGCGCGATGCAACGCTGCAATTCCTGAGCGATGGGCACACGGCTTCGCCGTTAATCAAATTGGGTTATATGCACAGTTTACGCGGCGGTCGAACATATTTCATGCACTTTAAGCATCGCACTGCCGAGGAGGAATATCCACAG CGCACGGGTTCGGTGCGTGGTGAGGATGTGCCCTTCTGGCTGGGATTACCGCTCTCGCCGCTCTTTCCGCACAACTATACGACGCAGGAGCGGCAAATCGGACGTCTCATGCTGCGCTATCTGTCCAACTTTGCCAAGACGGG CAATCCGAATCAATCCACGGCAATGGCAGCGTTGCCCACCGGGGAATCACAGCATGTGCAGCGCAAGCGTTCACTCTCTGGCGAGGCCTTGAACCTGGCCGTCATCTACAATCAGCGTCGCAGCAATGCGATGCACGAGAAGCGTTCGTATTTCCGGCGACGATTGCGCAGCAacgatggcaacaacaacgagccgGGCAACAGCGAGCAGGATTTGAGCAACTATGATGGCGACGAGCTGCCCTTCTGGGATGCCTACGATGTGGTCAATCAGCTGTACATTGAGTTGG GTAATAAGGCCAACATTCAGAGCCATTATCGTGGCCATAAACTGTCCATGTGGTTGAATCTTATACCGCAGTTGCATCGACATTTCAACATCAATGATCAGTCCATGCGACATCATCAGTTTCAGGATGATCTCAACAATCGCGATCTCTATGAAG GCGTTGTGCGTCCGCAGCTGCAAACGAAGCCcgctgatgatgataataTACTGATCATACAGACCACAAGAACCACAACTCCAGCGCCCACCACAAAGCAGGAGCAGCTCAATGCCACCGCAGCTGCAGGCGCCACCACAACAG AATGCGGCATCGATGGCGCCATGTCCGTCTCTGAGCTGACCACCACACAAGCACCCAAGGACAATCGCAGTCACACACATCAGGAGACGCACAAAGATCTGGCCACGGCATCCACCGGCATCATTGGCAATCTGGAGCTACTGCGTCGCCTCAGCGGCAAACAGTTCCAGAGCTACACCACCGCTCTGATAGCCACCGTGGCCGTGGGTTGCTTTCTGCTCATACTCAATGTGCTCATCTTTGCGGGCATCTATCATCAGCGCGAGAAGCGAGCTCGCGATGCCAAGACCAAAGAGGAGCTGCAGGAGGGCGAGACCAGCAAGAATTCCAGCATACTGAAGCTGAATCAAGCTGGACCCAGCGGTGATGTCAGTGATGCGTATACGTTGAGTGGCGCCGTCGTGGACAGTAAGGGCGGCATGGGCATGGTCTTCGGTGAGTACAGCTGCTACGATGAGAAGACCAAGCAGCTGAAGGAGGAACAGCTGCTGGTTGAATTGCCGCCACCTCCGCCGCAAACCACGCTCATGATTGACAGCTGGGAGCCGTGTTCCACCAGCACCCTGGATCTGCTCAAGACACGGCCGCCGCCGTCAGCAGCTGGAGTGCAATCCATTGAGATGGTCAGCTACAATGCCACGTTGCCAACGTTGTTAGAGAACACTGCTGGACACTCGGCGCCGGGCAGCAAACGTGGTTCGTTTGTCGTGGACAACAGTTGTGCCCAGCTGCAGTTCGATTATGCGGTGCAATCATCGGATCAGATGTCCTTCAAGGCCATCGAGGAGGCTGTGAAGGCAGCGGCCAGCGGTGACTCTGAAATCATGCGTGACGATGACATTCCCGAGCCTCCGCCGCCGCCACGCTCTTTTCTAGCtgctcagcagcaacaacagcagcaacagcaacaacaacagcagatgGGCATCTTGCGGCAGGCGGGGCAAACGAGTTCCAGTGGCGCCTCGGGCAGCGGCAAGAAACGTGTACATATTCAGGAGATCTCTGTCTAA
- the LOC132783691 gene encoding probable splicing factor, arginine/serine-rich 6, with the protein MSRHPSDRKVYVGDLGNNARKNDLEYVFGAYGSLRSVWIARNPPGFAFVEFESARDAADAVRGLDGRTLCGRRARVELSTGKYARSGGGGGGGGGGGGGGGGGGFGGGGRGDRGGGRSDDKCYECGMRGHFARHCRERKARQRRRSNSMSRSRSTSRRRRTRSKSGTRSRSRSPGSVGGGRRSGRSRENGGRDENGSVSRYSDQEQRNGSGLVDSPPPVKRRYDDEDDDRDRGSRSSPSPPPRGRGSPPMRRRGDSSVSRSMSRD; encoded by the exons atgtcGCGGCATCCTAGCGACCGGAAAGTGTATGTTGGAGATTTGGGCAACAATGCGCGAAAGAACGATTTAGAATATGTGTTTGGTGCGTATGGCAGTCTACGTAGTGTTTGGATTGCACGCAATCCACCAGGTTTCGCCTTTGTGGAGTTTGAGAGCGCCAGAGATGCAGCTGATGCTGTGCGCGGCTTGGACGGCCGAACGTTGTGTGGGCGCCGTGCTCGTGTAGAGTTGTCCACAGGAAAATACGCTAGATCTGGTGGTGGTggaggcggcggtggtggaggaggaggaggcggcggAGGTGGTGGTTTTGGCGGAGGAGGACGTGGTGACCGTGGCGGTGGACGCAGTGATGATAAATGCTATGAATGTGGCATGCGTGGTCATTTTGCGCGCCACTGTCGCGAGCGGAAGGCAAGACAACGACGCAG aagcaactcaatgagCAGATCACGCAGTACATCGAGGCGTCGTCGCACTCGCTCCAAGTCTGGCACCCGCTCCCGCAGTCGCTCTCCCGGTTCGGTTGGCGGCGGTCGTCGCTCAGGACGCTCGCGTGAGAATGGCGGTCGCGATGAGAACGGTTCGGTGTCGCGTTACAGTGACCAGGAGCAGCGCAATGGCAGTGGATTGGTGGACTCACCGCCGCCAGTGAAGCGGCGCTACGATGACGAGGATGATGACAGAGATAGGGGATCACGATCGTCACCATCACCACCACCACGTGGTCGTGGTTCGCCACCGATGAGACGTCGCGGCGATTCCTCCGTCTCCCGTTCCATGTCCAGAGACTAG
- the LOC132796181 gene encoding uncharacterized protein LOC132796181 codes for MLYQYYSTAITKLSTQNRWQLCKTTALFVLLLAHVLIGSGYLQMRVLAQEEEEQAAEKTAAEKSPVTAQLSLVTRRAPHFEGTAVVNKQLVTLSLSQFAGKYVVLLFYALDFSSVCPTEVTEYSERQDEFRKLNAIVIACSVDSPYSHMTWLDMPRKASGLGNIKIPLLSDLTHKISQDYGIYVPEFGHSLRAQFIIDGKGIVRQATINDLFVSRSVDETLRLIKACRYADITGTPCPSHCGKTVSGKSRKYAVTSKVPF; via the coding sequence ATGCTCTATCAATATTACTCGACAGCCATCACAAAATTGAGCACCCAAAATCGCTGGCAGCTGTGCAAGACAACAGCTctgtttgtgttgcttttggcCCATGTGCTTATCGGCAGCGGTTACCTGCAGATGCGTGTGCTCGcccaggaggaggaggagcaagCAGCAGAGAAAACAGCAGCGGAAAAGTCACCAGTGACGGCACAATTGTCGTTGGTGACACGACGTGCTCCGCATTTTGAGGGAACCGCTGTGGTCAACAAGCAGTTGGTGACGTTGTCGCTCTCGCAATTTGCGGGCAAATATGTGGTGCTGCTTTTCTATGCTCTCGACTTCTCCTCGGTGTGTCCGACCGAGGTGACCGAGTACTCGGAACGTCAGGACGAGTTTCGCAAACTTAATGCCATTGTGATTGCCTGCAGCGTGGACTCGCCGTATTCGCACATGACCTGGCTGGATATGCCACGTAAGGCGAGTGGATTGGGCAACATTAAGATCCCATTACTATCAGATCTAACGCACAAAATCAGCCAAGACTATGGCATCTATGTGCCTGAATTCGGGCACAGTTTGCGCGCCCAATTCATCATCGATGGTAAGGGAATTGTTCGTCAGGCAACCATCAATGATTTGTTCGTTTCACGCTCCGTGGACGAGACACTTCGTCTGATCAAAGCCTGTCGCTATGCTGATATCACTGGCACTCCGTGTCCAAGCCATTGTGGTAAAACAGTCAGCGGAAAGTCGCGTAAATATGCCGTAACCAGCAAAgttccattttaa
- the LOC132783690 gene encoding nucleolar protein 58 encodes MFVLYETPAGYAIFKLLDEKKLEQVDNLYLEFETPEKANKLLKLKHFEKFNDTTEALAAATAAVEGKVAKPLKKTLKKLLVDDVQASLLVADAKLGTAIKDKLSVQCVYNTGVQELMRCIRQQADSLLGGLPKREMTAMALGLAHSLSRYKLKFSPDKIDTMIVQAQCLLDDLDKELNNYLMRAREWYGWHFPELGKLITDNIAFVKTIKLVGTRDNMAATDLSDILPEDVEQQVKEAAEISMGTEISDEDVLNIQCLCDEIISINDYRTHLYDYLKARMMAMAPNLTVLVGDTVGARLIAHAGSLINLAKHPSSTVQILGAEKALFRALKTKKDTPKYGLIYHAQLVGQASQKNKGKMSRSLAAKASLATRVDAFGEEATFELGATHKVKLEARLRLLEEGNLRKLSGTGKAKAKFEKYQAKSEVFTYQPEADNTLQVKKRKHSEVETPVKQEEEQEEVAADESEIKTEKKKKKKKKQKDEEAPEPEAAAPAEAEDEAPAQPAKKKKKSKHQE; translated from the exons ATGTTTGTGTTATACGAAACGCCGGCGGGCTACGCCATTTTCAAATTACTCGACGAAAAAAAACTGGAACAAGTGGACAATTTGTACTTGGAATTCGAGACACCCgaaaaggcaaataaattaCTCAAACTCAAGCATTTTGAGAAATTCAATGATACCACAGAAGCGCTGGCAGCGGCCACCGCAGCCGTCGAGGGCAAAGTAGCCAAGCCACTGAagaaaacattgaaaaaacTCCTCGTGGATGATGTGCAAGCATCGCTGCTGGTCGCCGATGCCAAACTGGGTACTGCGATCAAGGACAAACTGTCGGTGCAATGTGTCTACAACACTGGTGTGCAGGAGCTGATGCGTTGCATACGCCAGCAGGCGGACAGTCTGCTGGGTGGTCTGCCCAAACGTGAGATGACCGCCATGGCCCTGGGCTTGGCGCATTCGCTGTCACGTTATAAGTTGAAATTTTCACCCGACAAGATCGATACGATGATTGTGCAAGCTCAGTGTCTGTTGGATGATCTGGATAAGGAGTTGAACAATTACCTGATGCGAGCACGTGAATGGTACGGTTGGCATTTTCCCGAGCTGGGCAAACTGATTACAGACAACATTGCGTTCGTCAAGACGATTAAACTGGTGGGCACCAGAGATAATATGGCTGCCACCGATTTGTCCGACATATTGCCCGAGGATGTGGAACAGCAAGTGAAGGAGGCGGCTGAGATCTCCATGGGCACAGAGATCAGTGACGAGGATGTACTAAACATACAATGTTTGTGCGATGAAATCATTTCCATCAATGATTATCGCACACATCTGTATGATTACCTCAAGGCACGCATGATGGCCATGGCACCCAATCTCACAGTGCTTGTGGGCGATACTGTTGGCGCCCGGCTCATTGCCCATGCGGGTTCGCTGATCAACTTGGCCAAGCATCCCTCGTCTACTGTACAGATCTTGGGTGCTGAGAAGGCCCTTTTCCGTGCCCTGAAAACCAAGAAGGATACACCCAAGTATGGTTTGATTTACCACGCACAGCTTGTGGGACAGGCGAGCCAAAAGAACAAGGGTAAGATGTCACGTTCGTTGGCAGCGAAAGCATCGCTAGCAACACGTGTGGATGCGTTTGGTGAGGAGGCCACCTTCGAGCTGGGAGCCACACACAAGGTCAAGCTGGAGGCGCGACTGCGGCTGCTGGAGGAGGGCAATCTTCGCAAATTGTCGGGCACTGGCAAAGCCAAGGCCAAGTTTGAGAAATATCAGGCCAAGAG TGAAGTGTTTACGTATCAGCCGGAGGCGGATAATACGTTACAGGTGAAGAAACGTAAGCATTCGGAAGTTGAAACGCCCGTCAAGCAAGAGGAGGAGCAAGAGGAAGTTGCTGCCGATGAATCAGAAATCAAAACtgagaagaaaaagaagaagaagaagaagcaaaaggaTGAAGAGGCTCCAGAGCCAGAAGCAGCTGCTCCAGCAGAGGCTGAAGATGAAGCGCCCGCACAGCCTGccaagaaaaagaagaaatcaAAACATCAAGAATAG
- the LOC132796099 gene encoding DNA-directed RNA polymerase I subunit RPA43, with translation MAKILQKYIKFSTKELEQYAANPDSCVLCVKTDLHLSMGPYGMSNFKHALHELLIRTKVGIYDANLNGIVLGIKNIKVLGQTAGLRADDPTLHLVINADFYVLRPKAGAVLHGVVRHISKHQISAIIYRVFNTTIRFTNKKQSRDGIVMDQEIKFRIKDFNIGNVMPYIEGELLLDESEAQSKTIKFEDDAEEAEQETPVANGNDNGAHVELDALVELIKVEPNLTPEPSPKKKKSEKRKKALEEEVNKVVPQVKKSKKIKVEPV, from the exons ATGGCCAAAATATTacagaaatatataaagttCTCCACCAAGGAGCTAGAACAGTATGCCGCCAATCCCGATTCGTGTGTGCTGTGCGTTAAAACAGATCTGCATCTGTCGATGGGCCCCTATGGGATGTCCAACTTCAAGCATGCTTTGCACGAGCTTCTCATTCGCACCAAGGTGGGCATCTATGATGCCAACTTGAATGGCATTGTGCTTGGCATTAAGAATATAAAGGTGCTCGGCCAGACCGCGGGATTGCGTGCCGATGATCCGACGTTACACTTGGTAATTAATGCTGATTTCTATGTGCTACGACCCAAAGCGGGCGCAGTGCTTCATGGCGTTGTGCGACATATATCGAAGCATCAGATAAGCGCCATTATCTACAGAGTCTTCAATACAACCATTCGGTTTACGAATAAGAAACAAAGTCGCGACGGCATTGTTATGGATCAGGAAATCAAGTTTCGCATCAAGGACTTCAATATTGGTAATGTGATGCCATACATAGAAGGTGAACTTTTGCTGGACGAGAGCGAGGCGCAA AGCAAAACAATCAAATTCGAGGATGATGCTGAGGAGGCGGAGCAAGAAACACCTGTTGCAAATGGCAACGACAATGGAGCGCATGTGGAGCTCGATGCTCTGGTTGAGCTGATCAAAGTAGAACCCAACTTAACGCCAGAGCCCTcacccaaaaagaaaaagtcggAGAAGCGCAAAAAAGCGCTGGAAGAAGAGGTCAACAAAGTTGTGCCACAAGtgaaaaaatccaaaaaaataaaagtggaaCCTGTATAG
- the LOC132783692 gene encoding probable zinc transporter protein DDB_G0282067, translated as MREHLKLLLILGLLLTYAAAKKKESSSEEEEEGGEKHEKKKYGDEEHKGEHGHKKHKEWEEDEKKHHEAEDHEHHHGDKGEKKKKHYDEKEEYGEKHEHGAHKKGGKHHHKKKHKKGHKELEYHKKFNKDEYHKEKKFYDDEHKGGHHKKYGKEHKHHEEEHGEAKKGEKHDSGKKKGHKKKEGHYKKGHHDEDHKKYKKEHKYGDSYEEKEEHGKKGEKKHGHKHHKKSGKKHG; from the coding sequence ATGAGGGAACATCTGAAGCTGCTGTTGATCTTGGGGCTGCTGCTGACATACGCGGCGGCCAAGAAGAAGGAGTCCTCttcggaggaggaggaagagggcGGCGAGAAGCacgagaagaagaaatatGGTGATGAGGAGCATAAGGGCGAACATGGACATAAGAAGCACAAGGAATGGGAGGAGGATGAGAAGAAACATCACGAGGCCGAGGATCACGAACATCATCATGGCGACAAGGgcgaaaagaagaagaaacactACGATGAGAAGGAAGAGTATGGCGAGAAGCACGAGCATGGTGCCCACAAAAAGGGGGGCAAGCATCACCacaagaagaagcacaagAAGGGTCACAAGGAGTTGGAGTATCACAAGAAATTCAATAAGGATGAGTACCACAAGGAGAAGAAGTTCTACGATGACGAGCACAAGGGCGGACATCACAAGAAGTACGGCAAGGAGCACAAGCATCATGAGGAGGAACATGGCGAGGCGAAGAAGGGCGAGAAGCATGACAGCGGCAAGAAAAAAGGACACAAAAAGAAGGAGGGACACTACAAAAAGGGACATCACGACGAGGATCACAAGAAGTACAAGAAGGAGCACAAATACGGCGATAGTTACGAGGAGAAGGAAGAGCACGGCAAGAAGGGAGAGAAGAAGCACGGTCACAAGCATCACAAGAAGAGTGGCAAGAAGCACGGTTAA
- the LOC132783688 gene encoding wee1-like protein kinase gives MSMAFRLSKHETSVISAEDTSLEHLDSSVEMHSRSPSPAPLVFNPRKLRFADDDFDKDHPQESPQNIKKRSQSTATAHRDVDMSPPCQKVRALRLFNTPATPKTILQKSTSNCNHLSAVAAAANAAAAARNEFSKIPDRPRSLPLHNHRTLQPQDTANVNPFTPDSLMAHNKKRCRTQFGRENLNVTTAQRFLLGEPNDEDATSQLAGNGGFGIEAVREINQQAPKRLALHDTNISRFKREFMQVSVIGVGEFGVVFQCVNRLDGCIYAIKKSKKPVAGSSFEKRALNEVWAHAVLGKHDNVVRYYSAWAEDDHMLIQNEFCDGGSLQARIQDHSLGESELKILLMHVIEGLRYIHSNDLVHMDIKPENIFSTMNLTAHKLGNSWETTYLNAVRDDDGMDSVYEELRSSENLVTYKIGDLGHVTSVNEPFVEEGDCRYLPKEILQEDYNNLFKADIFSLGITLYEVAGGGPLPKNGPEWHKLRHGEVPVIPTLSKDFNELIAQMMHPEPNERPSSMSIYSHPILSAVDSKSKLQLGLELTVEKRKNEILMNKLREAKKQIKLLEQRVSVLATANTPEPLDGQRCLRSFTRRMRTPFGSHGKFPNLADRNKNVITNV, from the exons ATGTCAATGGCATTTCGCTTGTCCAAGCACGAAACGAGCGTCATCAGTGCAGAAGACACATCGCTAGAACATCTCGATTCAAGTGTTGAAATGCATTCGCGGTCACCATCGCCAGCACCGCTGGTGTTCAATCCACGCAAGCTGCGCTTTGCCGACGATGATTTTGACAAGGATCATCCGCAGGAGAGTCCGCAAAATATTAAGAAGCGATCACAGAGTACTGCCACCGCGCATAGAGATGTGGATATGTCGCCACCATGTCAAAAAGTTCGTGCCCTGCGTCTGTTCAATACGCCGGCAACACCAAAAACCATTCTACAGAAATCTACAAGCAACTGCAATCATTTGTCGGCCGTGGCAGCGGCTGcaaatgctgcagcagcggctcGCAATGAGTTCTCCAAGATTCCAGATCGTCCGCGTTCATTGCCTCTGCACAACCATCGCACGTTGCAGCCACAAGACACCGCTAATGTGAATCCCTTTACTCCAGACA gTCTTATGGCACACAACAAGAAACGCTGCCGTACTCAATTTGGACGTGAGAATCTCAATGTCACTACCGCGCAACGTTTTCTACTCGGGGAGCCCAACGACGAGGATGCCACGTCTCAGCTGGCGGGCAACGGCGGCTTTGGCATCGAGGCGGTGCGAGAAATCAACCAACAGGCACCGAAAAGATTGGCACTACACGACACAAACATCAGTCGCTTCAAGCGCGAGTTCATGCAAGTAAGCGTCATTGGTGTAGGTGAATTTGGTGTAGTGTTTCAGTGCGTCAATAGGCTGGATGGTTGCATCTATGCTAtcaagaaaagcaaaaagcctGTGGCAGGCAGTTCCTTTGA AAAACGAGCACTGAATGAGGTTTGGGCTCATGCCGTGCTTGGCAAGCATGACAATGTGGTACGGTACTATTCAGCCTGGGCGGAAGATGATCATATGCTCATACAGAATGAATTCTGTGATGGTGGCAGCTTGCAGGCACGCATCCAGGATCACAGTCTGGGTGAATCGGAGCTGAAAATCCTGCTAATGCATGTAATCGAAGGTCTGCGCTACATACACTCCAATGACCTGGTGCATATGGACATCAAGCCCGAGAATATCTTCTCTACCATGAACCTAACGGCACACAAACTAGGCAACAGTTGGGAAACGACATATTTAAATGCTGTTCGAGATGATGATGGTATGGATAGCGTCTATGAGGAACTGCGCAGTTCTGAGAATCTTGTAACGTATAAAATTGGTGATTTGGGTCATGTGACATCCGTGAATGAGCCTTTTGTGGAGGAGGGCGACTGCCGCTATTTGCCTAAGGAAATATTGCAGGAGGACTATAATAATCTGTTCAAAGCCGACATTTTCTCACTGGGCATCACGCTCTATGAGGTTGCTGGCGGCGGACCGTTGCCAAAAAATGGGCCCGAATGGCACAAGTTGCGTCATGGCGAAGTGCCTGTGATTCCCACTCTAAGCAAGGATTTTAATGAGTTAATTGCGCAAATGATGCATCCCGAACCCAATGAAAGGCCCAGCTCTATGTCCATTTACAGTCATCC CATTTTGAGCGCTGTGGATTCAAAGAGCAAACTGCAGCTTGGCCTGGAGCTGACAGTGGAGAAGCGCAAGAACGAGATACTGATGAATAAATTGCGTGAAGCAAAAAAACAGATAAAGCTGCTCGAACAGCGAG tcTCTGTGCTGGCAACAGCAAATACGCCAGAACCACTTGATGGTCAGCGGTGCCTGAGATCATTTACCAGACGCATGCGCACGCCGTTTGGATCGCATGGCAAATTTCCAAATCTCGCGGATCGCAACAAGAATGTCATTACCAATGTTTAA